The following proteins come from a genomic window of Deltaproteobacteria bacterium:
- the mnhG gene encoding monovalent cation/H(+) antiporter subunit G, producing the protein MEIISIIAGIFIFTGCFFIFVAAIGLVRFPDFYSRIHAAGKCDTMGLAMVLLGLIVYEGFSLVSLKLLIIIAFVFIANPTATHALANAALVVGLKHWKKGDKEGGSRNDY; encoded by the coding sequence ATGGAAATAATAAGTATTATTGCAGGGATTTTTATCTTTACAGGCTGCTTCTTCATTTTTGTGGCAGCCATAGGTCTGGTTCGTTTTCCTGATTTCTATTCAAGAATCCATGCTGCGGGCAAATGCGATACTATGGGGCTTGCCATGGTGCTGCTCGGCCTGATTGTTTACGAGGGCTTTTCATTGGTTAGCTTAAAACTACTCATTATTATCGCATTTGTTTTCATTGCCAATCCTACTGCAACTCATGCACTGGCAAATGCCGCATTAGTAGTCGGTTTAAAACATTGGAAAAAAGGGGATAAAGAAGGAGGTTCAAGGAATGATTATTGA